The Tenrec ecaudatus isolate mTenEca1 chromosome 6, mTenEca1.hap1, whole genome shotgun sequence genome has a window encoding:
- the LOC142450893 gene encoding olfactory receptor 6C2-like encodes MRNNSAITTFILRGLTDDPQLQVFLAVFLFLTYIFTAAGNLIIILLTLMDPQLKTPMYFFLRNFSILEILFTTVCVPRFLYSLTTGDKTVTYNACATQLFFVILIGATEFFLLTAMSYDRYVAICKPLHYTTIMNDRVCTLLVLSCWLAGLIVIFPPLSLGIQLDFCNSNIIDHFGCDASPLLKIVCSDTQFVEQVVLTMAVLTLIFTLVCVIVSYTYIIKTVLRLPSAQQRKKAFSTCSSHAIVVSITYGSCIFIYIKPAKEGVALNKVVSLLNTSFIPLMNPFIYTLRNKQVKQAFKDSIKKMAFFSEH; translated from the coding sequence ATGAGAAATAATTCTGCAATAACCACGTTCATCCTGCGGGGACTAACAGATGACCCACAGCTACAGGTTTTTCTTGCTGTATTTCTGTTTCTCACCTACATCTTCACTGCTGCTGGAAATCTAATAATTATCCTCCTCACATTGATGGATCCTCAACTTAAAACTCCCATGTACTTTTTCCTTCGGAACTTTTCCATCTTAGAAATATTGTTTACAACTGTCTGTGTTCCTCGATTCCTGTACAGCCTGACAACTGGAGACAAAACTGTTACCTATAATGCTTGTGCCACtcaattattttttgtcatcCTCATCGGAGCAACGGAATTCTTTCTTCTAACCGCCATGTCCTATGATCGCTACGTGGCCATTTGCAAACCCCTGCACTACACCACCATTATGAATGACAGGGTGTGCACTCTACTGGTCCTTTCCTGTTGGTTGGCTGGATTAATTGTCATATTCCCACCGCTTAGCCTAGGAATTCAGCTAGATTTCTGTAATTCCAATATCATTGACCATTTTGGCTGTGACGCATCCCCTCTTCTGAAGATTGTGTGCTCAGACACGCAATTTGTAGAACAAGTTGTTTTAACCATGGCTGTGTTGACCCTCATATTCACACTGGTGTGTGTAATTGTGTCCTACACATACATCATCAAGACTGTTTTAAGACTCCCATCTGCTCAACAAAGAAAAAAGGCTTTCTCTACATGTTCTTCCCATGCGATTGTTGTTTCCATCACCTATGGGAGTTGCATCTTCATCTATATCAAGCCAGCAAAGGAAGGAGTGGCACTTAATAAGGTGGTGTCATTGCTCAACACCTCATTTATCCCTTTGATGAACCCATTCATTTATACACTACGAAATAAGCAAGTCAAACAAGCCTTTAAAGACTCAATTAAAAAGATGGCATTTTTCTCAGAGCATTAG